A section of the Humulus lupulus chromosome 2, drHumLupu1.1, whole genome shotgun sequence genome encodes:
- the LOC133818193 gene encoding probable galactinol--sucrose galactosyltransferase 5, with protein sequence MAPSLSKGGSDVTPLADGCKNPSSFSIDGSNLKANGHVILSEVPENVTATPSPYTSINDESLSTVGCFVGFDADNTSSRHVVPIGMLKDIRFMSIFRFKVWWTTHWAGSKGRDLEHETQMVLLENSTKLGRPYVLVLPLIEGPFRASIQPGPNDNDFVDVCVESGSTKATASGFKSVLYLHAGEDPYNLVKEAMKVVRVHLGTFRLLEEKTPPGIVDKFGWCTWDAFYLTVHPQGILEGVKGLVDGGCPPGLVLIDDGWQSIGHDSDPPTQEGMNQTVAGEQMPCRLLKFQENSKFRDYVSPKKPLNKGMGAFIKDLKEDHKSVDYVYVWHALCGYWGGLRPNVPGLPQAQVVKPKLSPGLEMTMEDLAVDKIVSTGIGLVPPEKVDEMYEGIHSHLEAVGIDGVKVDVIHLLEMLCENYGGRVELAKAYFKALTSSVKKHFKGNGVIASMEHCNDFMFLGTEAICLGRVGDDFWCTDPSGDPNGTFWLQGCHMVHCAYNSLWMGNFIHPDWDMFQSTHPCAAFHAASRAISGGPIYVSDSVGKHDFDLLKKLVLPDGSILRCNYYALPTRDCLFEDPLHDGKTMLKIWNLNKHTGVLGAFNCQGGGWCRETRRNQCASQCSHVVTSKANANDIEWKSGENPISIDGVGVFAMYFSQAKKLLLSQLSENVEISLEPFNFELITVAPVTLLEKKSVHFAPIGLVNMLNTGGAIQSLAFDQEKSSVQVGVRGTGEMRVFASSKPVGCEIDGKEVEFRYEQHMVVIHVPWPTTNISIVKYIF encoded by the exons ATGGCTCCAAGTTTAAGCAAAGGCGGCTCCGACGTTACTCCTCTGGCCGATGGGTGCAAGAATCCATCTTCATTTTCCATTGACGGCTCAAACCTCAAGGCGAACGGCCACGTCATACTCTCGGAGGTACCAGAAAACGTTACGGCAACACCTTCGCCTTACACGTCCATTAACGACGAGTCACTCTCCACCGTCGGTTGCTTCGTCGGCTTCGACGCCGACAACACGAGCAGCCGCCACGTGGTTCCCATAGGGATGCTGAAGGACATCCGGTTCATGAGCATATTCCGGTTCAAGGTCTGGTGGACCACCCACTGGGCTGGGTCCAAAGGCCGCGACCTCGAGCACGAGACGCAGATGGTGCTACTGGAGAACTCGACGAAACTGGGCCGGCCTTATGTCCTCGTGCTCCCTCTCATAGAAGGCCCATTCCGGGCCTCAATCCAGCCAGGCCCAAACGACAACGATTTCGTCGACGTTTGCGTCGAGAGTGGCTCAACCAAAGCCACGGCGTCGGGGTTCAAAAGCGTCCTCTACCTCCACGCCGGAGAAGATCCGTACAATCTCGTTAAGGAGGCGATGAAGGTTGTGAGAGTCCACCTGGGGACGTTTCGGCTATTGGAGGAGAAAACTCCCCCAGGAATCGTGGACAAATTTGGTTGGTGCACGTGGGACGCATTCTACCTTACGGTGCATCCTCAGGGCATTCTAGAAGGCGTGAAGGGACTGGTGGACGGTGGTTGCCCACCTGGACTGGTCCTAATCGATGACGGCTGGCAGTCGATAGGTCATGACTCGGACCCACCGACACAGGAGGGTATGAACCAAACGGTGGCCGGGGAGCAAATGCCTTGTAGGCTGTTGAAGTTTCAAGAGAACTCCAAGTTTAGAGATTACGTGTCCCCCAAGAAACCCCTTAACAAGGGCATGGGTGCCTTTATAAAGGACCTTAAGGAGGACCATAAGAGCGTTGATTATGTGTACGTGTGGCATGCACTTTGTGGGTATTGGGGTGGGCTGAGGCCCAATGTTCCTGGTCTGCCTCAGGCCCAAGTCGTAAAGCCCAAATTGTCGCCGGGCTTGGAGATGACTATGGAGGATTTGGCCGTCGATAAGATTGTGAGCACTGGGATTGGACTGGTTCCACCGGAGAAGGTTGATGAGATGTATGAGGGGATTCACTCTCATTTGGAAGCAGTTGGGATTGATGGAGTCAAGGTTGACGTCATTCAT CTGTTGGAGATGTTGTGTGAGAACTATGGGGGACGAGTGGAGCTTGCTAAAGCATACTTCAAAGCCTTAACATCCTCAGTGAAAAAGCACTTCAAGGGCAACGGTGTAATTGCCAGCATGGAACACTGTAACGACTTCATGTTCCTTGGAACAGAGGCCATCTGTCTGGGTCGTGTTG GGGATGATTTCTGGTGCACCGATCCATCTGGTGATCCAAACGGTACGTTTTGGCTTCAAGGGTGCCACATGGTTCACTGTGCTTATAATAGTCTATGGATGGGAAACTTCATACACCCTGACTGGGACATGTTCCAGTCGACTCACCCCTGTGCTGCCTTCCACGCCGCGTCTAGGGCCATCTCTGGGGGTCCTATTTATGTCAGTGACTCAGTCGGGAAGCACGACTTTGATTTGCTAAAGAAGCTTGTTTTGCCTGATGGCTCCATTCTCAGGTGTAACTACTATGCTCTCCCCACTCGTGACTGTCTCTTTGAGGACCCTCTTCATGATGGCAAAACCATGCTCAAAATTTGGAACCTTAACaag CACACTGGAGTTCTTGGAGCATTCAATTGCCAAGGAGGAGGTTGGTGCAGAGAAACTAGACGTAACCAATGTGCCTCTCAATGTTCCCATGTGGTGACCTCTAAGGCCAATGCCAATGACATCGAATGGAAAAGTGGCGAGAACCCAATTTCCATTGATGGGGTTGGAGTCTTTGCTATGTACTTTTCTCAAGCCAAGAAGCTTCTTCTTTCTCAGCTCTCTGAGAATGTGGAAATTTCATTGGAGCCCTTTAACTTTGAGCTTATTACCGTTGCACCTGTGACTCTGTTGGAAAAGAAGTCTGTCCACTTTGCGCCAATAGGCCTAGTTAACATGTTGAACACTGGTGGAGCCATTCAGTCCTTGGCTTTTGACCAAGAAAAGAGCTCTGTCCAAGTTGGAGTTAGGGGAACCGGAGAGATGAGGGTTTTCGCTTCGAGCAAGCCGGTGGGTTGTGAGATTGATGGAAAAGAAGTTGAGTTTCGATATGAACAACACATGGTCGTAATTCATGTCCCCTGGCCTACTACTAATATATCCATTGTTAAGTACATATTCTAA